Proteins encoded together in one Labrus bergylta chromosome 20, fLabBer1.1, whole genome shotgun sequence window:
- the gjd4 gene encoding gap junction delta-4 protein, giving the protein MVGSNASEVILISVNHSITLMGKVWFIVMILLRVLILLFAGYPLYQDEQERFVCNTIQPGCANVCYDLFSPISLFRFWLVQLVTLCLPYIVFMIYVVHKVSNGLTVDLVSEGQVKAFPLLKIRQELLKKKTSAKKRPSVAERRSIQSFTGAYILHLMFRTLLEVGFGAAHYHIFGFYIPRRFLCQHPPCTTQVDCYISRPTEKTVMLNFMLAVAALSLILNMLDFICAIKRSVKQKSKSKMEKMYEEERCFLAAAGGASSGADPNASPAQRDVDAGQTGSFRKRRGSKSSCVGGALPPGQEPLFRCSPGPPGCNTNGNNDYSVTQDEALEKNGSEVALCPPEPIGTPRSIRVSKRGRLKPPPPPRRDLGSTAPIADVSMKTCTRRVGQYTLVELGSSPELQNNEDGQEKRSEWV; this is encoded by the exons ATGGTGGGATCAAATGCCTCTGAGGTCATCCTTATCTCTGTCAATCACAGCATCACTTTGATGG GAAAAGTGTGGTTCATTGTGATGATCCTCCTCCGTGTCCTCATCCTCCTATTCGCTGGTTATCCTCTCTACCAGGACGAGCAGGAGAGATTTGTGTGCAACACCATCCAGCCGGGCTGTGCCAATGTGTGCTACGATCTGTTCTCTCCCATCTCTCTGTTTCGCTTCTGGCTGGTGCAGCTTGTCACCTTGTGTCTCCCCTACATTGTCTTCATGATCTACGTGGTCCACAAGGTGTCCAACGGCCTCACTGTGGATTTAGTTTCTGAGGGACAAGTCAAAGCCTTTCCGTTGTTGAAGATCCGCCAggagctgttaaaaaaaaagacgtctGCGAAGAAGAGGCCGTCGGTGGCTGAGCGAAGGTCAATCCAAAGCTTCACAGGCGCCTACATCCTCCACCTGATGTTCAGGACGTTGCTGGAGGTGGGGTTCGGGGCAGCTCACTACCACATCTTTGGCTTCTACATCCCAAGAAGGTTCCTGTGCCAGCATCCACCGTGCACCACCCAGGTGGACTGCTACATCTCCCGGCCCACAGAGAAGACCGTCATGCTCAACTTCATGCTCGCCGTTGCCGCTCTGTCTCTTATTCTAAACATGCTGGATTTTATCTGTGCCATCAAGCGCTCTGTGAAGCAGAAGAGCAAGAGTAAGATGGAGAAGATGTATGAGGAGGAGCGATGTTTCCTcgcagctgctggaggagcctCAAGTGGAGCTGATCCAAACGCCTCCCCGGCTCAGCGGGATGTGGATGCAGGTCAGACGGGGAGTTTTAGGAAGAGGCGAGGCAGTAAGAGCTCTTGTGTAGGGGGAGCTCTCCCTCCAGGTCAGGAACCCCTCTTCAGATGCTCTCCAGGACCTCCAGGCTGCAACACCAACGGGAACAACGACTACTCTGTGACTCAAGACGAGGCTCTGGAGAAGAACGGCAGCGAGGTGGCTCTTTGCCCTCCAGAGCCAATTGGGACGCCGAGATCCATCCGCGTTAGCAAGCGCGGTCGACTCAAACCGCCACCTCCCCCTAGACGGGACCTCGGTTCAACAGCGCCAATTGCGGACGTTTCCATGAAAACCTGTACCAGGAGGGTTGGTCAGTACACGCTGGTTGAGCTGGGAAGCAGCCCGGAGCTGCAGAACAATGAGGATGGGCAGGAAAAGAGATCAGAGTGGGTGTGA